A window of the Brassica napus cultivar Da-Ae chromosome C5, Da-Ae, whole genome shotgun sequence genome harbors these coding sequences:
- the LOC125587731 gene encoding uncharacterized protein LOC125587731, with protein MVVSNDSSGEEREALEATPTPTPATPLPHPATMETILARLALQEAAQKAAVDQITAIAKILAPLAANAEASTAQYRRHLFATERTTDLAPTRDNDNQSAGNDTGAHTASELAALKQSVLDINSKIHQVTTSAPQIEHVLADSLRTPFTRKVTGVRLQKMDKLRLPTFKGLSDPSTHVTSFNIAMRRANLTDEDKDAGFCQLFVETLEGPALTWFTGLRENSVDCFHDLSTAFLKNYIMFTNQEATVSDLWNLTHASDQSLRDFMEKFKAIVSKIDIPDHIAVESLMNTLHVDSTFRQDLYRYPTKSVSDAIARSHNFIRMEEDTRAKFAKEAAARQRAPRTNDTRSEPRQHSSGGNTTQKRGYVSSVDDEESPKSAAITREKGWNHWDRDPASKQSKSTEPTSSNSEEPRKWCLYHKRDSHDTKECKVLIGQFFDGITNGTIQMPTSPTTPKNTKSWSKNKEKKAQKSQQNTAPSEERASPERTPVNNVGPANDSSEDEHPRRRRRVEVILSRPCDSSDDDSSIMQPDVRDKLNSTVEQSLTPPTADKDLRTLLKRKSATNEHVGSADLGATISKSSARRIGQNGDLRDQLNSKANDLRIQLNRSKGSDLRRRLESKKKKPAETPQFENTTDDLRKQLESMRAAHTPHISVIMGGSPPCGDSVRAVKDYKRQATASKKWPPPVENDHQITFSALDTKGVHMPHNDPLLVDLDIGECLVAKVLIDTGSSVDLIFRDTLDKMGVDLRDMKPSSRTLTGFNGASEQMIGTIRLPVYAGGITRTVKFSVIRAKAPYNAILGTPWLHSMKAVPSTYHQCVKFPGKDGKTQTIRGDQQAARELLIATVKMQQQTSLVNSVGKPLHKIYPQKEEVREVAIDESDPTKIIRVGVYLSDDICSRIISFIKDNASTFAWKTSDMRGIDPAVTSHELHVDPTFKPIRQKRRKLGPERSKAVNDEVDRLLDAGFITEVRYPRMVSQPGRRQPAPSHRSSRRINRR; from the coding sequence ATGGTCGTTAGCAATGATAGTTCAGGCGAGGAGCGCGAAGCTCTCGAGGCGACGCCTACGCCTACACCAGCAACTCCACTTCCCCATCCCGCAACCATGGAAACTATCCTGGCGCGCCTGGCCCTACAAGAAGCGGCACAGAAGGCGGCAGTTGACCAAATCACGGCGATAGCAAAGATCCTCGCTCCCCTCGCTGCAAACGCCGAAGCGTCAACAGCGCAGTATCGTCGACACCTGTTCGCCACAGAACGAACCACCGACTTGGCGCCTACGCGGGATAACGATAACCAAAGTGCCGGTAACGACACCGGTGCGCACACCGCAAGCGAACTAGCCGCGTTAAAACAGTCGGTCCTCGATATCAATTCTAAGATCCACCAGGTGACGACGTCCGCCCCCCAGATCGAGCATGTACTCGCGGATTCTCTTCGTACACCCTTCACGCGAAAAGTTACCGGCGTACGGCTACAGAAGATGGACAAACTCCGTCTTCCAACCTTCAAAGGCCTCTCCGACCCTTCCACCCACGTCACATCTTTCAACATAGCGATGCGACGCGCAAACCTGACCGACGAAGACAAAGACGCCGGCTTTTGCCAACTCttcgtcgaaaccctagaaggcCCGGCCCTTACTTGGTTCACCGGCCTCAGAGAGAACTCCGTGGACTGTTTCCACGACCTCTCAACGGCCTTCCTTAAGAActatatcatgttcaccaaccagGAAGCAACAGTGTCAGATTTGTGGAACCTCACTCACGCCAGCGACCAAAGTCTCCGCGACTTCATGGAGAAATTCAAAGCTATTGTCTCGAAGATCGATATCCCCGACCATATCGCCGTCGAATCTTTGATGAACACCTTGCACGTCGATTCCACATTCCGCCAGGATCTTTACCGATACCCGACCAAATCTGTCTCCGACGCCATCGCTCGCTCGCACAACTTTAtccgcatggaagaagacaccaGAGCAAAGTTCGCAAAAGAAGCAGCGGCCAGGCAGCGAGCCCCCCGAACGAACGATACCCGCTCCGAGCCTCGCCAGCATTCCTCCGGTGGAAATACCACTCAGAAGCGAGGCTACGTAAGTTCGGTCGATGATGAGGAGTCTCCAAAATCAGCAGCCATCACGCGAGAGAAAGGCTGGAATCACTGGGATCGAGACCCCGCCTCGAAGCAATCAAAGTCGACCGAACCAACGAGTTCAAACTCCGAGGAGCCAAGGAAATGGTGCCTCTACCACAAAAGGGATTCCCACGATACAAAAGAATGCAAAGTCCTCATCGGGCAATTCTTCGACGGGATCACTAACGGGACGATTCAAATGCCCActtctccaacgacaccgaaaaacaccaaaagttggagtaagaacaaggagaagaaggcacagaAGTCTCAACAGAACACGGCCCCGAGCGAGGAAAGAGCAAGCCCTGAGCGCACTCCTGTCAACAACGTTGGCCCCGCCAACGATTCGTCAGAAGACGAACATCCGCGTCGCCGGCGACGAGTGGAAGTCATACTCTCTCGCCCTTGCGACTCCTCTGACGACGACTCCTCGATAATGCAACCAGATGTACGCGACAAACTGAACAGCACGGTCGAGCAGTCTCTCACTCCCCCGACAGCAGACAAAGACCTGCGCACCTTACTGAAGCGAAAGAGTGCTACGAACGAGCACGTAGGAAGCGCCGATCTCGGCGCGACCATCTCCAAATCCAGCGCCAGGAGAATAGGTCAAAACGGCGACCTTCGCGACCAGCTCAATTCAAAGGCCAACGACCTGCGAATCCAACTCAACCGTTCGAAAGGATCCGATCTGCGACGACGTCtcgaatcaaaaaagaaaaagcccgCAGAAACTCCTCAGTTCGAGAACACAACCGATGATTTAAGGAAGCAACTCGAGTCAATGCGAGCTGCCCACACCCCGCACATTAGCGTCATAATGGGAGGATCACCTCCTTGCGGCGACTCAGTTCGAGCTGTCAAAGACTACAAGCGACAAGCCACCGCCTCCAAGAAGTGGCCACCTCCAGTCGAAAATGATCACCAGATCACTTTTTCGGCACTAGATACCAAGGGTGTCCACATGCCGCACAACGATCCTCTCCTCGTCGACCTCGACATCGGAGAATGCCTAGTCGCGAAAGTCCTTATCGATACCGGCAGCTCAGTCGATCTCATCTTCCGCGACACACTCGACAAAATGGGAGTCGATTTAAGGGATATGAAGCCTTCTTCTCGTACGCTCACTGGCTTCAACGGAGCCTCGGAGCAAATGATCGGAACAATTCGTCTTCCAGTATACGCAGGTGGTATAACCCGTACcgtcaagttctccgtcatccGAGCCAAAGCACCATATAATGCCATCCTCGGAACACCATGGTTGCATTCCATGAAAGCCGTTCCCTCGACGTACCATCAATGCGTCAAGTTTCCCGGCAAAGACGGTAAAACACAGACGATTCGGGGAGATCAACAAGCCGCGAGAGAACTGCTAATTGCAACTGTAAAGATGCAGCAACAGACTTCCCTCGTCAACTCCGTCGGCAAACCACTCCACAAGATATACCCCCAGAAGGAGGAAGTTCGCGAAGTCGCAATTGACGAATCCGACCCAACGAAAATCATCCGAGTGGGCGTCTACCTATCCGACGACATATGTTCaaggatcatctctttcatcaaagATAACGCTTCAACGTTCGCCTGGAAGACCTCCGACATGAGGGGGATCGACCCCGCAGTTACCTCCCATGAACTGCATGTCGACCCGACGTTCAAACCCATCCGACAGAAGCGACGGAAACTCGGTCCAGAAAGATCTAAGGCAGTGAACGACGAAGTCGACAGGCTCCTCGACGCGGGTTTTATTACCGAAGTTCGATACCCCCGAATGGTTAGCCAACCCGGTCGTCGTCAACCCGCTCCCTCACATCGATCGTCTCGTCGAATCAACCGCCGGTAA
- the LOC106413229 gene encoding AP2/ERF and B3 domain-containing transcription factor At1g50680-like: protein MGICNQMTETSTSSNPVLPLKKRKRPVDDTTDNVLAVATKKVAPLGNSKYKGVVEHHRNGHWGAQIYIDHKRIWLGTFKSSVEAAMAYDSASIKLGSFDANCHRNFPLNASTVHEPNFQKGYTTEAVLEMIKDSSYQQKFKDYLSLPFHNVASINLVGSERVQGDQDSTQYCLTCAELFRKGLTPSDVGKLNRLVIPKRHAVKYLPFINEREEGEIVEDVEVVFFDKTMKQWKFRYCYWTSSQSFVFTSGWKRFVKTENFVNSKLKEEETKSVENKGGFMLFGVKIQ from the coding sequence ATGGGTATCTGCAACCAGATGACGGAGACTTCAACCTCAAGCAACCCTGTGTTGCCTCTCAAGAAGCGCAAGAGACCTGTCGATGACACAACAGACAATGTCCTCGCTGTTGCCACAAAAAAGGTTGCACCTTTAGGGAATTCAAAATACAAAGGAGTAGTTGAACATCATCGTAACGGTCACTGGGGCGCTCAGATATACATTGACCACAAGAGGATTTGGCTAGGAACTTTCAAATCTTCTGTTGAAGCCGCCATGGCTTACGATAGCGCATCCATCAAGCTCGGAAGCTTTGATGCTAATTGTCACAGGAACTTCCCTTTGAATGCTTCCACGGTTCACGAGCCGAACTTTCAAAAAGGCTACACAACGGAAGCAGTGTTGGAGATGATCAAAGACAGTTCTTACCAACAAAAGTTTAAAGATTATCTCAGTCTCCCTTTTCATAATGTCGCTAGTATCAACTTAGTTGGATCAGAACGAGTCCAAGGAGATCAAGACTCAACCCAGTACTGTTTGACATGCGCAGAGCTATTTCGGAAGGGATTGACTCCAAGCGATGTTGGAAAACTTAACCGGCTTGTGATACCTAAGAGGCATGCAGTAAAGTATTTACCTTTCATAAACGAGAGAGAAGAGGGTGAAATAGTAGAGGACGTTGAGGTTGTGTTTTTTGACAAAACAATGAAACAGTGGAAGTTCAGGTATTGTTACTGGACAAGTAGTCAGAGCTTTGTCTTCACCAGTGGATGGAAACGTTTCGTCAAAACAGAGAACTTCGTTAACTCTAagctaaaagaagaagaaaccaaatcAGTGGAGAACAAAGGAGGGTTTATGCTCTTTGGTGTTAAGATCCAATAG